From the Lathyrus oleraceus cultivar Zhongwan6 chromosome 3, CAAS_Psat_ZW6_1.0, whole genome shotgun sequence genome, the window GGTCCCTTATATTAAATTACTCTTAGAATTTAATCTCAATTCAGATTCACACAAAATGTATTTCCAATCTCAAAGTAGTGCTGTTGGCAACGGTGAGACATAAGAGGGGAAATACGACATCTGTGAAGATATGAAATTTGAGAGTTGTTATGGAATGAAATTTGAGTGAACATGAATCGCAAAAAATCTATACACTCGTTCTGGTGGTGCATGAGCCTCTCCTATTCCTGTTTAGCAAGCCAACCGTAATATAAAGGCAGTCTTCAATCCACCACTGTCGGCAGATATTGTCATAGGAGCGGACACGCCGCCAGAGAAATTACCTTGTCGGATTTCCCGGAGAACTTTTCACCAATTGCGAACAACTTCAGTTTGAGAGAAGTCTGAGAAAAGAGATTTTTCACCAGATGGATATGGACATCCACTTCACAAAACTAGATTTTAAAAAACAATAACCGCAATAATTTGAAAGTATCCGGCTACAAACCATTGTAAATATCCGTTTTAAAAAAATGGATATGGATGTATAAATGGTTTGTACGTAAAACCAGATGTTTTGTGCATCCCCTACTAGATTTTAAAAGAGAAGCTAGGTCACTCCATAATGTCAGCCTCAGCCTGAGAGGCTAGTCCAAAAACAGGCACATCAAGGTATAAGTAGTCCATTTTGAAAATAGTCATTTAACTTGGCATATGTTTCCCATAAACACTTCACTTTTTCTAATGTGATCTGCAAACTCAGTCTTGATATTTTCTAGGGTATTTCTACAAAATTAAGTAATGAGCAAGTGAATAATACCTCTCCATAACTGGTATAGCACCATTGCAACAGAGAACCCCTCAAACTTTCTTGATCTTGCATCAATTTGTCCAACTCCTGCTTTCGGCCCTCATGTGTTTCTGGACTGTACTCAAAATCACGAATCTGAATACGAAGACAAAAAATCCCGTTAAACACCTCCTACCAACTTATGAATTTAAATTCAATACTGAAACATACTCAGCACTATGTGTCTCACAAATTCCATTAGAGATATAACAAATATTAATAAAATTGAAGACAGTATATGCacaattaataaaaataaatactTACTTGGAACCCTTTTTCACGTGCACTAGTTCTAAAATTGTCTGCCACACGATTGAAGAGGGTTACAGTATAAAGAGCATATTCGTTATCCTCATGCAACTTCTTAGAAGACCTTGGGACCTAAAATATTTAACCTAATTAGAATGAGGAATAaagtaatgaaaaacaaaagcatGCACAGAATTATTCAAAGGTGTGAACATAACATTATTGGAGTGTGTAGATGAATTGCAGGGATTTTTTTAATAATAACCCATTTAAAATAACCACAAAGAAGTAGCATTCGTATTTTCTAGTGAATATGATATATCTTACCACATAGCTAGTCAATGTTTCGTAGCTTGCGAGCCAGTCCTTCTGTGAATACTTGGAAACAACGGCAAGGAGGGTAGTTAAATGTTCTGAATTTATAATGTCCTCAGGTTTTACCAAGTTAGAAAGATCACGGACTGCTAAGCTGAAATAATAAAGCAGGTCAGCTAAGAAATAGAATACATTAAATTTGAAAACTATATAAGTTGTAAAACACACACACCTTCCAGTTTGCTTTCGGTTTATAGCATTGAGCTGACTTCGGATATTATTATACTCGGAAACACGAACCTGGcatgaaaaaaaaaattcaaggCCCAAGTAGAAATATCAATCCACATAATGCAAAGTAAGTAGAGACTTAGGATGTTGTTCTTCATAATATTAGTCAGAGAGAAAAATAATTCTCAAGGGAAAACAATTAGAGTTTGTAAGACCTTTCTGAAATGTCCAGTCAAAATTACTTTTTCTTGCCACATGAACAGACATTTTAAAGCCCCTCCCCCTCCTCAACCTTTAGCAGGAAAGAAAGACATTATGAACAATTAGCAAGAAAGGAGGTCTAATAGGCAGGGAACAGCTGGAGAAGAAACCTAGGTGACTAAATAAAAATAATGTGTCATGTATTTACAAAAACAACCACCACTAAAACTCAAGTTAAATTATTATAAAACCTATATTTCCCAGCGCTCAGGGTCAACCAAATGTATCCTCCTGATCAAGTTTTGGAAAAAAGCAAACGCATCTAGTTGAAAGTACCGGAACTAAATAAATCCCAACCCCTCATGTTTTTTTCCTTTGCATGTTGAATCCCAGCCCCttatctatttttattttttttatgaGACCCCTAATCTAATATTTTGAATGAGAGAATGTGTTTGAAAACGGGATATAGGTGATTGAATAGTTAGGATTTTGAGGGACAGGTGGAGTTGAAGGGAAAAAATCAAAGCATATGGATTAACTGGATTTTGAGGTGTTAAGAAAGAAAATACATATTTCACTTGAAAGGTTGGAATTATAAGACTTAAGCATAGAAAAGTTCCCTTAATGTTAGGAAAAAATACCTTATTGTTTAAAGGGGAGTGGATCTTCTCAGGTTGGAAAAAAATGAGTAGGTCTTGTATTTAATCCTAACTATTCAATCCCCTATCTCCCGTTTTCAAACACATTCTCTCATTCAAAATATTAGATTAGGGGTctcatcaaaacagaaaaaattAGATAAGTATTAACAAGACTAGGGGTCGCTTTCTAAATGTTTTATTTTGCATAACAATTCCAAGATCTGCCTGTTAAGTATTAACCATCAAATTTCAATATCCCGAGCTTATTAAGGTTGAAGATATCACTTTAAGATAGCAGCATGCTGTCTCTCATTCATGGCTAAGGTGGATGACAGTAAATTCCTACATAACTTCAGGAACTAAAATGAAATTCTTTTAAAGATGAGAGACTGAGTTGAAACCAATATCACAAATGAGGACCAGAACAGCACAAAGTAAGGTTCATAGATCAACCCAGATATTGGGGACAAAAAGAAAATTGTTTGTATCTTCTACATTACTTTGTCAACGACTTCTACACCATCTAGGACAAACTAAGGCCTTCTAACCGGAAGTTACACAAAATAGAAACATCTGTAACTCTAATAGAGATCATCAAAGAGCATGTTCACTAGAATGAGAATAATGTCTACTCATCTGTGACTCTGAAGATAAAGTAGGGAGAGAAAAGTGAATGCTTCATCATAGGTATGGATTGGCAGgtggtttggttttatttctttttctcaGCCTCTAGAGATAAGCTTATGACTAAAAAACTATGCCTAGACTGAGTTGTGCAATAAACTGGTCTCAGTTAACAGTTCAATAGTAGCATAACAGAAAAAGGTTACTTGAATATTGAGATATTTACTTTCAAATGGGCCTAAAACACGTGGATCAAAGTAGACAAACTTAGCATATTTTTACCAACCAAACTAGAGAGTTCATTGATTCAATACTCTCCTCCCTTGGATTTGGATCCTCTTAAGCATAAGGCTAACTTTAGAAGGAAATATTTGATGGCAAAGAAGATTCTAAACAAATCAATACTTTGTGACAAATGTGGAGAAGCCAGGTTTGCTCCTATTGGACATCAATTCAGAAATTAAGCATGTAATGAAACTAATTACAAACCTAAAATTAAAGAAGAGACTGGCTATACAAACTGAGGTATAAACTCTATAGCCTACAAACAGGGGTGGGTCCATACTCATCACATTGAGAGCATTTGCACTCACGAAGATTACAAGCTTTTTCATTATTATATATTAGAAGCCCAACATATACCATATACATATATTTAAACACCAAATAAATTCTATATTACAATGAGAGTACAAGGGGTACTTCAACTAAAATTTATATAATTTTCCAAACTAAAGAAACAACCGACAATCAATTGGGAAAGCAGAAAACATGTAAACAAACTGGGCCAAAATATGCTATCTAAGAAAACACTGAAGCTGTTTCGCAGAcattcataaaaaaatatcatATATATTTAGTGCCCCACTGGGCTTTTGTATATGAATATTGTCTCCCGTAACTTAATTTTTGTAGATCGGTCCACTAATTACAAAGCTTGCAGAAGACACACTCATGAATCACATATAATTTGGTAGCAtaatgaaattcaaataatccCTGAATTGTGTAGCAGTTAGTCATGCAGTAAGCAAGAAAGTTACAATAACTTGGTAGTTACTATCTCACTTTAGCATacataaaagaaaattttagcAAATTAAAGAGGCCATGAATGACAAATACATATAATGTGCTTATTAATCCCTATCAGATATATGAAATATCAAACAGACAGATCAAACTAGAACTAGAGAGTGATAAGAAAAATGAAAACCTTGAGATCATCCTCAATCTTTGCGACTTGAGCATGAATGCCATCCACGATCTCCTTCAGAGGTGACATAGTCGGGTACTTAGCATCATCCCAAACAAATCTAGATCCATTACAGAGAAGAAAGTTTCAGCCAAAACAAAAACGCAGTATAGATAGATCAAGCGTGAAAGGAGAGAAAACCTAGTCAAGTAGGAATCAACAGGAACTCCATCGACGGTAAGCGCAGCAGTATTAACTCCGGAAACTCTCTCGAGTTCCTCAATCTGGCGCCTGATCTTGTGAGAAACACCTTCCATGAAAGCGTTAGACTGCAAATAGATGTTGATCGATCAAATCAAAGAGAATTACGCGATTTCAATAACCGATCGTAAAATTGCTATtataataataaaagaaaagcGGAAATTAACCTTGTTGAGATCATCGCTGAGGGAGAGGAGTGAATCTAGGGTTCCGACGCGGAGATTGGGAATGTTGAACTGTGATGAAGAGAGACAGAGAAAGAAGAAGATCGACGAATTAATAACTGAATTAGATTGATAGATAGAGTGAAGCGTGATGGTTAGTTAAATAGTTACTCTGTAAAGAGGAGTGTCGAAGGAATGTTTGGAGATATTTTGCTGCAACTGGTTCCATATCGTAGAGGAAGAGCTGTTGTTCTGGACGGGAAGAGACACCACCCAGTACCTGTTTGCCATTTTACTTTTACGAGCTTCTCTCTGTTTTTCTGTCTTCGATGATTTATTATCAATGCACCTCTCAAATGCCCAACTTCGGATATACTCCGCTTTTTTATAAAActaattatttattatttatcGATTCACTTTTTTTTATTGTTGTTACATACAcagagaattttttttaaataatcaatttttttaaaaaaaattcaaaaaaacccatcatttcaaaaaaaattatatatatgGACAATTTTTGCCCTAATATATGCATGGGCGCCACCCTAGATGGCGCTTACCCTTAAATTTAGGGCAAatcgccactaggagtggcgcctactcctatttctatttattttattttttatttttattttttttaatatgtttttaaattatttttttaaatattttttaacttattttaaatttattaatttatatttattataaattatattaatttatattaatacatatatatatatatatatatatatatatatatataaataatattatttacaagatatatatatatatatatatatatatatatatatatatatatatatatatatatatatatatatatatatatatatatatattaatttatatatatatatatatatatatatatatatatatatatatatatatatatatatatatattaatttttatatatatatatatatatataaatttaatttataattaaataatattatttataaattattaaaatatattaatttatatacatgtaaataaataatattatgtatatatttgtaaaatacataagatatatatatatatataaatatatattaatatatatatatatatatatatatatatatatatatatatatatatatatatatatatatatatatatatatatataaatttatattaataaacacaatatatttatattaaaataatacacaagacaaatattataaagtataattagaatgcattattaatttgggatttatcacatattatgcggtccctggtacgatccgcacggggaggtctaactactcgtctagacggctcacgtggtggtggtgcttccctattcCCACCTCTagtcctaacgcgtccccttgtcgtttgccgttgtggttgggtcgaagtcccttcaatgctgtaggaaaggcggatgccctctgcgccctcaaagctttgtctcggtgggacaaactgactcttgttgggtgcgccctcgaaatgtggcctttggtagttgagggttgaatcgggttggctaaagaacaatgtctgttatggtgtgtagtagtct encodes:
- the LOC127126767 gene encoding V-type proton ATPase subunit C yields the protein MANRYWVVSLPVQNNSSSSTIWNQLQQNISKHSFDTPLYRFNIPNLRVGTLDSLLSLSDDLNKSNAFMEGVSHKIRRQIEELERVSGVNTAALTVDGVPVDSYLTRFVWDDAKYPTMSPLKEIVDGIHAQVAKIEDDLKVRVSEYNNIRSQLNAINRKQTGSLAVRDLSNLVKPEDIINSEHLTTLLAVVSKYSQKDWLASYETLTSYVVPRSSKKLHEDNEYALYTVTLFNRVADNFRTSAREKGFQIRDFEYSPETHEGRKQELDKLMQDQESLRGSLLQWCYTSYGEVFSSWMHFCAVRLFSESILRYGLPPNFLACVLAPSVKAEKKVRSILEGLSDSSNSAYWKTDEEVGAGMANLAGEADTHPYVSFTINLI